CCAATGACCAGCCTAGGGGCTCATCGATCTTGTAGTCTTTTTTGCTGTAAAAACGGTCATAACCTATCGCCTTATACATGATCTGTCGATTCCAGAAGCTTCCTTCATACGCATGGAAGGCATTGGTGCTATAGCCCTTGGACTTCAAAATGGCAGGCAACGTGTCAAACTGATGATCCGGGTAACGGACAAATATTGAACCGGAGACCAGTGGATAAAGCGAACCATTCGAGGCGAAATCTGCATCGGAAGTTCGGCCTTGTGAGGTCTGATGATAGTAATTACTGAAGTAGGTGTTCTCTTTGATTAGCGAGTTTAGATTAGGTGTGACCTCTTGTCCATTGATTGAACGTCCCACTACAAAATTCATAAAAGCTTCGGCTTGAATAACAACGATGTTGCTTCCGCTGTATTTCCCAAAGCTGTCGTTAAGGGTACTTTGCTCAGCATTGTGCTCATTGAACCAAAGCTTCATGGAGCTGGCTTCCTTTTGTGAAAGCTCAGGCTGCGGACCAAGATGATCTTTGGCATACAAGTAAATATCATAACCGTGAAAGCCGATGAGACCTGTAACGTTATACATCGCCAAGCTCCACCAGTTACCAGTGAATAAACCCTTGGCCCAGGTAGTGGCGTAAGAGTGGATAGGGCCGAAGGTCAGAATGCAGCCCAGTACCAATGCAACGACACCATTAGCGCTCCGTTTCAATACTCTCATTAAGCGTGAAGAGGGGCGAAAATGACTTGTACGAGCGTAATAGTGAGATTGTCCATGGGTGCTAAAGGTAGTATTTGAGCTGTATGTACGGAAATATCGGCGGTATAACCCTATACCGATACCAAATGCGATAAGCAGAATCCAATCTACAAACAAATAGAGATCGGTAGGGCGGAGCAGCGCGAAGATACTTCCGCCAAGCGCATCCATCTGTCCAGCTTGAAACAATACAGGAACCGTGATGAAATCCTGAAAGTATCGGTAGTAAACGATATCTGCATAAATAACCAGCGTCAGGAGCAAGTTTAGGCTTATCAGGGCTATGGTCTGTCCGCGGCGGGGAAGCCACAGTGTCCAAAAGGACAGCAGCATAACTGATCCGACAGCAATCAGCTTGTCTTGACGGTTCATGTCAATATTGGGGGCATGTAGCCCACTATGCAGGATTATTAGCTTGGCGAGCATGATGCCAAGAAAAAAGATATAACCGATATAACAGGAGCGGATCACACTGGTTATTGTACCTGCGACTGATGAGCTGCTCCTAGTAGTTGGAAATCGTAACACTTTAAAGCCTCCTAGCACAGAAAATGAATAGTCCGAGAAAAAGGACACCCTCCTCATACGAGGGAGATGTCCGTTCTTTGGGGCAGGATCATGGTCTTCCAATTTATTTCGGATTTCTAGGTGGAAGTGGACCCAAGTATTGATAATATTGACACTCAATACGTCCGTTATACAGCTTACGACGTTTGTCCGCCTTACGTCCGTAATATTGTTCGAATTCCTTGTAAGGGCTAATGGCAAAGAATGACCAAGTAGGTAGATATAGCATCATTTCGCCAAACTGGCGAGTCAGCTTCTCAACCTCTTTGTCATTACTGATCCGTTCACCATATGGCGGGTTGGTGATGATACAACCATATTCGCCTTGGGGTCTTGCTTTGGCGGCAGCCATCACGGTGAAGGTGATTTCTCCGGACAAGCCGGCGCTTTTAGCAGCGGCTTCAGCAATTTCTATGGCAGCAGGATCGATATCAGTGCCGGTTAGCTGCAAAGGATAATCGTCTCGGACGGCATCGAAGGCTTCTTCACGAGCTTCTTCCCAAAGATACTTAGGAATGACTGGCCAATGTTCGGAAGGGAATGAACGACGAAGTCCCGGTGCGATGTTCCAAGCGATCATGGCGGCTTCAATTAACAGTGTTCCTGAACCACAGCATGGATCATATAGCGGTCGGTGGCCATTCCAGCGGCTAAGCTGGATTAAAGCTGCAGCCATCGTTTCCTTCAGTGGCGCTTCTGTAGCCTGTCTGCGATATCCGCGTTTGTGAAGAGCGGGCCCAGTGGTGTCTAACGTAATCAGAGCGATATCATTTAACAAAATCACTTCGATCACATATCGAGGTCCGTTCTCTGGGAACCAGTCCGTATGATAGGAGAGCTTCAGCTTCTCGACGATCGCTTTTTTGACAATCCCTTGGCAAGCAGGTACACTCGTTAGTTGTGATTTATGGGATCGTCCTTCAACCGGGAACTCTCCATTCTCAGGAATCCATTCTTCCCAAGGTAGGGCTTTAACACCCTCGAATAACTCATCGAAGGTTTTGGCCGGGAATTGACCCATTTTTACTAATACGCGGTCGGATGTACGCAGCCACAAATTACAGCGACAGATGTCGATATAATCACCGCTGAACAATACCCGACCGTTCTCGACCGTGGTCTCATAACCCAGTTCGTTTAATTCGCGCGCTACTACAGCTTCTAAACCCATAGGGGCAGTAGCGATTAATTGTAATTTGCTCAAATACTCTCAACTCCGTTTAACTTGTAGATAAATACAAAAAGCCAGTACAATAAGAAGAAACGACGTTGTCGTCCTTTAAAGACGATAACTGTTTCTCGAAAAAATATAAGACATAAACTATAGCGTGAAACTTATAGTCTCTTATATTTTAAGGAAAGCATCCATACAAGTATAGGGGAATGTGGGACACTTCACAATGCCCGGCATTCCATAAACCATAAAATCTTCCCCGTCATCCCTTACATTGAGAAAACGGGGGGTCATCAAAGGAGAATCTTTATGCTTACTCAAGAAGAATACAGTGAACAACTTTATACCGAGGACGAAATTCTGCTTCAAGTAAAAGAAACGATTGTCCAAGCAGGTATGCCGCCAGTGTCTGTCGAGCCGGGGTATGGAAGACTGCTCACCATGCTTGTTAGACTGTCCCGCTCCACGCGTATTTTGGAAATTGGCGCACTTGGCGGTTACAGCGGGATTTGTTTATCTCGCGGTTTCACTGAAGGTGGCACGCTGACTTCGCTAGAGCTGAGGGCCGATTATGCCGAGCTTGCTCGCCGTAATTTAGAACTGGCAGGCTTCGGGGATACTACGGAGTATAGAATAGGACCCGCAATGGACAGCCTGAAGGCACTAGAAGCAGAGGGCGCTAAGTTCGATTTCTTTTTCATTGACGCAGATAAGATGAACTACCCTAACTACTTGGAATATGCCATCAAGCTGGCTAACCCAGGAGCGATTATTGCTGGTGATAATATTTTCCTCCGCGGACGGACGCTAAATACAGATAGAAATGGGCCTGCTATTCTGGCTGTACGGCATTTCAATGAAATGATCGCCACTGATGAACGTCTCATCAGCACCTGCCTGCCAGCCTATGATGGATTGGCGCTGGCAATGGTGAAATAGCAGATGATTAGCGAAATAGCCGCGGCGGAGTAGCTTTGTATAGCTTAAGCCGGACCCATATGGTGTTTAACAGCAACAAACTGCCGGATATGATAAAAAGTCCCTCAATACCAATATAACCGGATAGAAAGCCGCCTATGATAGCTCCCAGCATATTTCCTAGTGACAGTGTGCTGCCGTTGAAGCCGAATGCGCGGCTTTCTTTCCCATCAGGTGTATAAGAACGGATAAGCGCATTAACACTGGGCAGTAGCCCGCCCATAAAGATTCCCATGAGGAAGCGGACTATAATTAGCTGCCACACGCTGGTAACGAACGCCTGCGGAATCAGGAACAGCGAAGCTCCAATTAACGCGTAGGTTAGAATACGATGTGCGCCGACTTTGTCACTTAGCTTGCCGAGCAAGGGAGAAGCCAGCATATTGGAGATCCCTGTAACTGCGCTGACCATTCCGGCTAAGAAGGCTATATTCTCAGCAGGTCCATTTAACTTTTCTACATAAAGTGGCAGCAAGGCCATAGGGCTGATCATTGCAAATTGCAACAGAAAGGTTACACCGAACAGCGCTGGGAGCTGAGGAATCTTGATCAATTCCTTCAAGCCTTCAAGTACTGAAACCTGCGGCTCTTGCGCTGCTTCTGCACGGTCGAATTTTTCTTTAACGAGAAATAACGCCAGCAGAGAGGCGATAAATAGCAAGGCACCAACGACATAAAAGATCGGCCGAAATCCGATTAAATCGGCAAGTAAGCCACCAATCAGTGGTCCGAGAATGGTCCCCGCAACAGAGCCCGACTGCATCAGACCCATCGAAAATCCCATACGTGCTTTCGGAGTAGTACCCGAAACGAGCGCGATGGAAGCGGGATTGAAGCCAGAGATTGTACCGTTCAGCAGACGCAGTAAGAGCAGTTGCATAGGCGATTGTGCGAAGCCCATCAACACCATGACGATAGCCATACCAAAGCTGGAGCGCAGGAGCATGATTTTACGACCATATTTGTCAGCAAGTTTCCCCCATAGTGGCTGGAAAATGAAAGAGGTTAAAAAGTTTGCGGCAAAAATAAGACCCGCCCAAATTCCGATTTCGTGCTCTCCTTGGACACCAAGATCCTTAGCAAGATACAAGGCCAGGAACGGTGTAATCATCGTCATTCCGGCATTCACCAAGAATTGTCCGAACCAAAGCACTAAGAGGTTGACCTTCCATGTCTCCCATTTCTTCAAAGTGCTTTCACTTCCTTTCAAAGAATTTCAGAAAATAAATGATTATCGGAAAAAATGACATTTTATCAGTATATCATTTTTAAAGTTTCAATAGTGCAACACATGTCATAGTAATGTCATCGGATTGTCATCCCAGGATCTTTGATTTGCTTGTTACAACCTTTCAAAAAGGGCATAATAGTAAGTATGTCGATCAAGCATAAACGCCATCGGCGTCCTTATCAGGATGGTAAGCGTTTAAGCGAGAAATATAAGGATAATGTATAAAGTGAAACTTGTACTTTCTTATATTTTTTAAAAAAATCTTATAAAATATAATGGAGATCTTATCATGACCTACAACGACACTTTTATCCGCGCCTGCAGAAAGCAGGATACGGAGCACGTTCCCGTATGGTACATGCGGCAGGCCGGCCGTTATGATCCCGAGTACCGTAAAATCAAGGAAAAGTATTCACTGCTTGAAATCTGCAAACAGCCTGAGTTGGCGGCGGAAGTAACCTTGATGCCTGTGCGCAAGCTAGGTGTGGACGCGGCCATTTTGTATTCCGACATTATGAATCCGGTCGCTTCTATCGGAGTGGAATTTGATATCGTTAAAGATATCGGTCCTGTGATCGAGAACCCGATTCGCTCTGCGGCAGATGTCGAGAGACTTAGACCCATTGATGTTGAAGGGGACCTCGGCCATATTTTAGAAACTATTGCTATCCTTGATAAGGAGCTGGACGTGCCCTTGATTACTTTTGCAGGCGCACCGTTTACAATTGCCAGCTATCTGATCGAAGGCAGACCCTCTAAAGGATATATCCGTACTAAAGAGCTAATGTACAGTGAACCTCGTGTCTGGGAAATGCTGATGGACAAGCTCGGCGATATGATTATCGCCTACCTCCGCAGCCACGTGCGCAGTGGTGGGAAAGCATTCCAATTGTTCGACAGTTGGGTCGGTGCTCTTGCACCACGCGATTTCGAGAAGTATGTGTTACCGACAGTTTCTCGTATTTTTTCCGAATTATCTGATCTTGATGTACCAAAAATATACTTCCCTGGCGTAAGCTCTGGAGAATTGCTACCGAGTCTTACGAATCTTCAAGCGGATGTAATCGGGTTGGACTGGCGTGTAAGCTTGTCTGAAGGTCGACGTAGAACGGGCAGAAAGTTTGCGATTCAAGGAAACTTAGATCCGTATTTACTTACAGCGCCGATGGACGTCTTGAAGGATCATGCGAAACAACTGATCGATGAAGGTGTGCGTGAGCCAGGTTACATCTTTAATCTGGGTCATGGATTATTCCCGGAGGCTTCTTTAGACAAGCTTAGAGAATTGACGGAATATATTCACGATTATTCACAGGAAGTATTGAAAGAATCAGCCAAGCTGCCTATTAAATCTTAAAGGGGATGGAATCCGTGACAGCAAAAATAGGTGTTCTCGTCATGTCGTATGGCACTCCTAAAAGCTTAGAAGACGTTGAAGCTTATTACACACATATTCGGCGAGGCAATCCGCCGTCAGCGGAGCAACTTAAAGAATTAACAGATCGCTACGAAGCGATAGTCGGGGGCGTATTCCCGCTGCGGGAGAACACAGACCGTCAAGTAGAAGCATTACAAGTAGCACTAAACGCGGATAAAGCTGGGGCGGATGTTGAATTTGTCTGCTATCAAGGGTTGAAGCATGCCTATCCGTTTATTGAGGACGGCGTAGAGGCTATGGCGAAGGACGGCATTACCCAAGCGGTCGGTGTTGTACTTGCCCCTCACTTTTCAAGCATGAGCGTGGGAGGCTACATCAAACGTGCTCAGGAAAAAGCTGATGCATGTAAGATCGACATGGGTTTTGTGGAGAGCTACCATATGCATCCTGTATTGATCGATGTTCTAAGCCGGAGAGTGACGGCGAAAATGGATCAATATATCGAAGCCGGCGCTACTCGCGATGAGATACGGGTATTATTTAGCGCTCATAGTCTTCCGGAACGTATTCTGTCTATGGGTGATCCTTATAGGGATCAACTACTGGAGACCTCAAAGGCTATTGCAGATCAAGTGGGGATAACCAATTGGCAGTTTACATGGCAAAGCGCAGGACGGACGGCTGAACCATGGCTTGGACCGGATATCCTGGATACACTCGGGCAGCTTAGTAAGGAACAAGTAGAGTATGTTCTAGTAGCGCCAATCGGGTTCGTATCCGATCATTTAGAAGTGCTGTATGATCTCGATATCGAGGCAACAGCCGTAGCTTCAGAGCTTGATATGCGTCTTATGCGGATTGAATCACTGAACAGCGATCCTGCTTACATGTCCGTATTGAGCGACGTCGTTCGTACAAGACTGAATCAAATGACGGCCGGACAGTCATGACTGGTCCCTCTAGGCGAATTGTTATCATAGGCGGTGGGCTGAGTGGACTCAGCGCCGCCTTTTACATTCGTAAGTTTTACAAAGAAGCTGGCATGAAACCTGATATTGTACTGTTAGAGAAAGACAAGACACTTGGCGGGAAGATCGAAACATTACACCGGGATGGATTTGTGATTGAGAAAGGTCCGGATTCTTTTTTAGCTAGTAAAACAGAGATGATCGATCTGGCTAAGGAATTGGAGCTGGATCACGAACTGGTGAACACAAATTCAAAGGCAGAGATGAACTATATACTGCAGCGTGACAAGCTTCATCCTATGCCTTCCGGTCTTGTGCTTGGAATCCCTACGGAACTCAAACCATTTTTATCAAGTGGACTGGTTTCATTTGGTGGCAAAATACGCGCGCTGATGGATTTAATTCTTCCTCCTAAGCGGAGTAGTGAAGATGAATCCCTCGGCCAGCTGATTGAGCGTCGTTTAGGTACAGAAGTGATGGAGAATTTGACCGAACCGCTATTAACCGGTCTGTATGCAGGTGATATACGCAAAGTCAGCCTACAGGCTACCTTTCCGCAATTAGGAGAAGTAGAGCGGCAGTATGGTAGTCTTATTCGTGGAATCATTACAGAGCGGAAGTCGACCAAGACAAATAAGAGCACAAAGAGCAGCACTTTTCTGACATTTCGAAAAGGACTACAAAGTCTCGTGCATGGCTTGATTCATGAACTACATGATGTAGAACAGCGAACCGAAGCTGCGGTGGTCTCTATACATGCTACAGAAACTAAATCTCCTCGTTATGAGCTAGAGCTGGAAAATGGCGAACGACTGCTTGCTGATGAAATATATATCACTACACCAAATTCGTTTGCCGCCAAACTTCTGCGTCCTCATGTGGATGTTTCAGCGCTCGATGCGGTAAATTATGTTTCGGTTGCGAACTTAGTCATGGCCTTCAACAAGAAGGATATCGAAATTGATGATGATGGATCAGGTTTTCTTGTGCCACGTAAGGAAGGACGCAATATTACCGCCTGTACGTGGATGTCTACGAAGTGGCCGCATACGAGTCCAGATGATAAAGTGCTTATGCGCTGTCATGTAGGTCGTTCAGGTGATGAGCAGAATGTTCAGCTTCCGGATGAGGCACTTACCGAGCTAGTGAGTAAGGATTTGCGAGAGATCATGGGCATTACAGCGAAACCCATATTCACGGAAATTACGCGTTCGGAACATTCGATGCCGCAGTATCCTGTTGGACATCTTGGGAACCTCTCTAAATTCCATAGGGAACTTGAGACAACTCTTCCTGGGATATATGTCTTTGGAGCTGGATATGATGGGGTGGCAATGCCCGATTGTGTCAAGCAGGCCAAGCTTACAGCACAAAGCGCTGCTAAGCGTATAACGAATTAGATGAACATGTACGGGAGATCTAAAAATTTTAAAAATTAACGGTGAAGCGAAGAGTATTTTGCTTCACCGTTTTTGTTTGAATATAAGAACATACTATTTTAAAATATAAGAAAGTATAAGTTTTACGCTATACTTTATGTCTTATATTTCTCGCTTAAACACTTACCGTCCTTATAAGGACGCCGAAAGCGTTTATACTTGGCTGACTCTCTTATTTTGGAGGGACAGGTACTAGGTATGCTATAATAGAACCAATTTGAGAGTAGAGGAGATCATAAAAATCATGTATCCGCCGCGATCGCGTTCTAGACAGAAGAACAAACATAAGAGCAAACGTAAGAGCAGAACGGCCTGGATGTGGATCAATGCAGGTCTTCTTCTGATGATTACTGTAGCGCTCAGCTATAGTTTTATGGATGACAAATTCAAGGGAAGTTCGGAGCCGCCTCCGGTGGCGCAAGTCACAGCTTCACCTACACCGGATATTACTGCTCAGGAGACAGCATCTATAGCAGTTGTAACGCCTGAAGCTACTGAGTCTCCTTTCCCTTCTCCTACGGTAGCCCCAGAGGCCACACCTACACCGGATCCAGAGAGTGAAGAGAGTATTGAAACACAGGCGCCTGAGGCAACTGCGACCCCTTCGACGGATGAAGGTAGCTCCCAAATAGCAGACAATGGTTCAGTCTCTGGACTTCCATCGGAAGATAACGCTTCTGGGAAGACAGTGACCTTGAATTTTGGTGGAGATGTTATTTTTTCTGGTAAAGCCGGGGAACTGCTTGAGAAGAAAGGCTACGATTATTCGTATGCCGCTCTGAATGGAATGTTTAAGAAGGACGATCTTACGGTCGTGAATCTGGAGACACCTGTGACCACGGGTGGGGTTGGCGCCGTCAATAAGCAGTATGTATTCAAAGGCGCGCCGAAGGCACTGGATGCTCTTAAGGCAGCCGGAGTGGATGCTGTAAATATGGCGAACAACCATACACTGGATCAAGGGGAGCAAGGTTTACGAGACACACTTAGCCACCTTTCGGAAAGAGGAATTCCCTATGTTGGTGCAGGACTGAACAGTAAAGAAGCATTCTCAGCACAATATTTTGAACGTAAAGGGATTAAGATCGCCTTGTTAGGGTTCACGCGGGTAATTCCTACAAATGATTGGATGGCTAGAAAGAATAAACCGGGACTTGCTTCTGTGTATGATAGTAGAGAAGGACTTAAAGCTATCGCTGCAGCCAAACAAAAAGCCGATTTGGTTGTCGTAGTTGTCCATTGGGGCAAGGAACGGGTAGAGCAGTTCGATAATATCCAGCAGTCACTCGGACGTAGCTTTGTCGATGCGGGAGCCGATCTTGTCATTGGCGGTCACCCACATGTGTTGCAAGGTGTAGAGCCGTACAAAGGTAAATGGATCGCCTACAGCACTGGTAATTTTATTTTTACGAGATCAACGGTACCTGCCACGTGGGAAACTGCTGTTTTTCAGGCGGAATGTAGTAAAAAAGGTCAATGTTCATTACAGCTGAAGCCTATGACTGCTGAGTTAGCTCAGCCCGTACCGATGAACGAAGTAAACGGACAGCTTTTGCTGAAAAAAGTTGAAGGCTTATCTGCAGGGCGAGTGAAAATAGACAGCGACGGTAGAGTCACTCAAGTTACAAAATAGGGTTCCTGGGAGGTCCTTATGATGAACAATTTGTGTGTAGCCCATCGGGGATTTTCCGGTAAAGCTCCGGAGAATACATTAGGAGCTATCCGGATGGCGATTGCCATGCCTTTTGTGCACTGGATGGAAATGGATGTCCAGCTCACCAAGGACGGTGTTCCTGTTGTCATTCATGACTATACACTGGACCGTACGACCAATGGTCATGGTAAGGTGAAGAACATGGATTGGGAACATATCCGGCGTCTCGACGCGGGTAGCTGGAAAGGGCGTTCATTTCGGGGAGAACGGGTGCCTTCTTTGGAAGAGGTACTCTCACTAGCCACTGGTAGACTGCGTCTGAATATTGAACTGAAAACAGTGGGCGACATGTATCCTGGCATTGAGCAGAAGGTGACGGATCTTATTTCCTCCAAAGGCATGCGGGACGAAGTGATCTTGACCTCTTTTGACACAGGTGTGTTGAAAAAAATCAAGGAAATAGATCCCCGCTTTCGAACAGGATTGATCTTTGATTCAAGGTTTGGTAATCCTGCTCGGAGGTTGCATGAACTGGAGTGCTCTCTTCTATCGATCAGCTTCTCGCGTCTGAATCCCAGATTGGCTAAGCTTTTGACTGAGCAAGGTGTGAAGATTATGGCTTGGACCGTGAACAAAGGGAAAGAGATGCGTCGCTTAGCAGATATGCATTCTGATATAATGATTTGTACAAACCGTCCGGATATATGGAGCGATACATTTCTAAAAGTATAATGATCCAAATCGATGGGAAAGAGAGTTGATTGTCTGTGTGCGCTGCTGTTAATAATTTATATTGTGTTGGACGCAACTACAAGCTACATGCGGCGGAATTGGGAAATAATGTACCCGTGGAGCCACTCATTTTCTTGAAGCCCTCACATGCGGCGGTTTCCCTCGATAAAGCAGTCATTCAGCTTCCTAAGGATTCAGGTCAGGTTCATTATGAAGGTGAACTTGTGCTTCGTATTGCTCGTGATTATGTCCCGGGTATGAGCGTGGAGGATCTGGTAGACGTTATGGCCCTGGGACTGGATTTCACACTACGCGATTTGCATAATGATCTGCAGAAGAAAGGCCTACCTTGGACGTCAGCTAAAGGGTTTAAGAATGCTGCTCCACTCACACCTTACATTGCGTTTCCTGACAAGGAAGAGCTGGAAGGAACGGATTTCACGGTCTTGAAAAATGGTGTTGAAGTACAGCGTGGTAATGTCAAAAACATGATTTTTTCGCTCCAAAAAATTGTCGATTTTATCGCTGCGCGTTACGGGCTGGGTAAAGACGATGTGATATTTACAGGAACACCAGAAGGCGTAGGTCCTACCGTATCAGGAGATTCCTTTGAGTTGTACTGGGGTGACAAACTGATGGGGGCTTGCCTGATCGGTTAAAAACATCTGTTGGAGATGAATCTATGCTATGGATTATTGGCGCCCTTGGCGCTTTGTTTGTTGCGGGAGCGGCTTATTGGAAACATTCTTTAAGCCTCTCCGGAATGCTTGCCGCAATAGTGATGGGAACCATTTATTTTGGTGCTGGTAATGCCTTTTGGTTTGGTATTTTGTTGATTTTTTTCATCTCTTCAAGCCTGCTGTCTAAGCTTCATCATGATAATAAGGCGGAGCTTGAGCTGACTTATGCCAAGACAGGTCGCCGAGATGCTGGGCAGGTCTTTGCTAATGGTGGGCTTGGGATGGTTTTCGTTCTACTGAATGCGATTGTTCCGATGGAACTTTGGGAATTTCTATT
The window above is part of the Paenibacillus sp. FSL K6-0276 genome. Proteins encoded here:
- a CDS encoding fumarylacetoacetate hydrolase family protein, whose translation is MCAAVNNLYCVGRNYKLHAAELGNNVPVEPLIFLKPSHAAVSLDKAVIQLPKDSGQVHYEGELVLRIARDYVPGMSVEDLVDVMALGLDFTLRDLHNDLQKKGLPWTSAKGFKNAAPLTPYIAFPDKEELEGTDFTVLKNGVEVQRGNVKNMIFSLQKIVDFIAARYGLGKDDVIFTGTPEGVGPTVSGDSFELYWGDKLMGACLIG